One Aquarana catesbeiana isolate 2022-GZ unplaced genomic scaffold, ASM4218655v1 unanchor229, whole genome shotgun sequence DNA segment encodes these proteins:
- the LOC141121749 gene encoding uncharacterized protein produces the protein MTAPMRMEEDRSHMTEKILNFTMEIIYLLTKKRFPLVKSGDHMTITVPPCDSLKPERHNMQKIVEVTKKMKDLLTGEVPIRCQDVTVYFSMEEWEYLEGHKDIYKDVMLDNQQNLSFVKNVRKEFPRNETILNLTLEILSLLTRENCTVIMKKSTDNDKRRRSHYMSTRSLRIQNPITIPPPPSLIPTRHNTQKILEVTKKMMELLTGEVPIRCQDVTVYFSMEEWEYLEGHKDLYKDVMMDNQPPLTSPVDGREMRKTSEDSLTLSPDCKVEDEDITQYSPGENPATANVHLAPHSVDGPSYSSYPEEPQTVRDSTVFPTEKRFSCTECGKGYHFKSQLKVHKRSHTGEKPYPCPECGKCFPVKSKLNEHKISHTGEKPYSCSECGKSFSRSSHLYTHQKLHTGEKPYSCSECGKCFVQKSQLFKHQRSHTGEKPYSCSECGKCFSRTSNLYEHQRSHTGEKPYSCSECDKCFSVQSNLEKHKMLHTGEKPYSCSECGKCFSQKFNFYKHQRYHTGEKPYSCAGCGKCFSMKSALSMHQRSHTGEKPYSCPECGKCFSVQTNLYRHQRSHTGEKPYSCPVCRKCFSMKPNLSRHQRSHTGEKPYSCPECGKCFTQKYSLYTHQRSHTGEKPYSCPECRKCFSQKSNLYTHQRSHTEKKPYSCPECQKCFSTKSSFSKHQRSHTGRSHFPVLSEGIVPH, from the exons atgacggcaccaatgaggatggaggaggaccggagtcacatgactgagaagatactaaacttcaccatggagatcatctacctgctgaccaaaaag agatttcctcttgtgaagtcaggtgatcatatgaccatcacagtgcctccatgtgactccctaaaacctgagagacacaacatgcagaagattgtAGAGGTCACCAAGAAGATGAAGGATctactgacaggagag gttcctataaggtgtcaggatgtcactgtctatttctccatggaggagtgggagtatttagaaggacacaaggatatctATAAGGACGTCATGTTGGACAATCAGCAGAATTTGAGTTTTGTGAAGAATGTAAGGAAGGAATTTCCCCGGAATGAGACAATattgaacctcaccctggagatcctcAGCCTGCTGACTAGAGAG AACTGTACAGTAATAATGAAGAAATCTACTGACAATGACAAAAGAAGGAGATCTCATTATATGTCCACAAGATCCTTGAGAATCCAGAATCCCATCactatccccccacccccatccctgatccctacaagacacaacacacagaagattctagaagtcaccaagaagatgatggagctgctgacaggagag gttcctataagatgtcaggatgtcactgtctatttctccatggaggagtgggagtatttagaaggacacaaggatctctacaaggacgtcatgatggacaatcagccacccctcacatcaccgg tagatggacgggagatgaggaaaacctcagaggatagtctcactttgtctccagactgtaaagtagaagatgaggacatcacacagtatagtccaggagaaaacccggctaccgcAAATGTCCAtctggcaccacacagtgtagatggaccatcgtattcctcttatcctgaggaacctcagactgtgagggacagtacCGTctttccaacagagaagaggttttcctgtactgagtgcgggaagggtTACCATTTTAAATCCCAACTTaaagtgcataaaagatctcacacgggggagaagccatatccctgtcctgagtgtgggaagtgttttccTGTTAAATCAAAACTTAATGAGCATAAGATATCTCATACGGGAGAAaaaccgtattcctgttctgagtgtggaaaaTCTTTTTCACGGAGCtcacatctttacacacatcaaaaattgcacacgggggagaagccgtattcctgttctgagtgcgggaaatgttttgtacaaaaatcacaACTTTTCaagcatcagaggtctcacacgggggagaagccgtattcctgttctgagtgtgggaaatgtttttcacggaccTCTAATCTATAcgaacatcagagatctcacactggggagaagccgtattcctgttctgagtgcgataAATGTTTTTCAGTTCAATCCAATCTTGAAAAACATAAGATGttgcacactggggagaagccatattcctgctctgagtgtgggaaatgtttttcacagaagttcaATTTCTACAAACATCAGAGAtatcacacaggagagaagccatattcctgtgctggttgtgggaaatgtttttcaatgaagtctgCTCTTTCcatgcatcagagatctcacacaggggagaagccgtattcctgtcctgagtgtgggaaatgtttttcagtgcagaccaatctttacagacatcagaggtctcacacaggtgagaagccatattcatgtcctgtttgcaggaaatgtttttcaatgaagcccaatctttccagacatcagagatctcacacaggggagaagccatattcctgccctgagtgcgggaaatgttttacacagaagtacagtctttacacacatcagaggtctcacacaggggagaaaccttattcctgtcctgagtgcaggaaatgtttttcgcagaagtccaatctttacacacatcagagatctcacacagagaagaagccgtattcctgccctgagtgtcaGAAATGTTTTTCAACGAAGTCCAGtttttccaaacatcagagatctcacacggggagaagccactttcctgtcctgagtgagggaattgttcctcactga